One stretch of Armigeres subalbatus isolate Guangzhou_Male chromosome 2, GZ_Asu_2, whole genome shotgun sequence DNA includes these proteins:
- the LOC134214868 gene encoding nose resistant to fluoxetine protein 6-like, whose product MAVGVMKIVAVTMVFMTGAYGGDFIKLSQYHRMPPLAQFEDYDLCMENVPDGHISTYCVTRVVIKPDNGSELWHLVEDFSKDWKRHHNHALLDRGLCMAQCKQLYQSLSNTTRQALRVEKFDIGFPYIVDVTVFKDTLDDQKRYGDMIDVCVNYELNRTYQLRGYTEIEVCDRNDEPFEIDTLDLSFLILSSMIVFFIILSTWYDKSINYKKDVVHYKNPLMTKKQTLLVSFSILRNWYRLSSRSEDPLSRDLRFLQAIRFFTMYLVISGHSALLFFILPTQNASKKEMLYHNIGTMMLTGGVQITQTFLAISGFLLTVLVMNYAEKRKSKPGLLFLLKATVYRYVRLTPVYAFVIFLHATWLSKMQDGPRWKVGSETERVFCRRNWWSNLLYINNYVNADQPCVQQGWYLGCDYQLFVLGTLLLIMILKFRKLTKFIIAVAVVLVYLIPAVFIYNQKLDAVFLVTPQAQRFVLWFDQYYQKAYIPLHMNLGNYLAGMITGLIYLHLRKNNIDPVQKRWFRILWFSIVPLAIGSLLVHYIFYVNDFEKPSLWMAIIFPMMKYTWGIFSGLFLIGFVNGVAPTMRRIFHHRVFETLGRLTYSAYLIHVFVMRLFVLSNRSAIHFNHIGSNVVTLASLIFSYMLALMLCLALELPVSALQKLMFGDMKGGTNSDVETEPASNGNIKVENCSTNQSRTSNINISE is encoded by the exons ATGGCTGTGGGTGTGATGAAGATTGTGGCGGTAACGATGGTGTTCATGACGGGTGCATATGGCGGAGATTTCATCAAGT TATCTCAGTACCATCGAATGCCTCCTTTAGCCCAATTCGAGGACTACGATTTGTGCATGGAAAATGTTCCCGACGGCCACATATCGACGTACTGCGTGACACGGGTTGTTATCAAACCGGACAACGGTTCCGAGTTATGGCACTTAGTCGAG GACTTTTCCAAAGATTGGAAACGGCATCACAACCATGCTCTGCTGGACCGGGGACTCTGCATGGCGCAGTGCAAACAGCTGTATCAAAGCCTTTCGAACACCACGAGACAGGCGCTCAGGGTAGAAAAGTTCGATATTGGTTTTCCG taTATAGTCGACGTAACAGTTTTCAAAGATACTTTGGACGACCAGAAACGATATGGAGACATGATTGATGTGTGCGTCAATTATGAACTCAACCGGACCTATCAACTACGAGGGTATACAGAGATCGAGGTCTGTGACAGGAATGATGAACCTTTCGAAATCG ATACGTTGGATTTGAGCTTCTTGATTTTGAGTTCAATGATAGTCTTCTTCATTATCCTGTCCACTTGGTATGACAAATCGATCAATTACAAAAAAGACGTAGTTCATTACAAGAATCCTTTGATGACTAAGA AGCAAACGctgctggtatcgttttcaATTCTACGCAACTGGTACCGGTTATCGTCTCGCTCGGAGGACCCATTGAGTAGGGATCTGCGCTTTCTTCAAGCCATACGGTTCTTCACGATGTACCTGGTGATATCTGGGCATTCGGCGTTGCTTTTCTTTATCTTGCCTACGCAGAACGCTTCCAAGAAGGAAATG ctatACCATAACATCGGAACCATGATGCTTACCGGTGGGGTGCAAATCACCCAAACTTTTCTCGCCATCAGTGGCTTCCTCCTGACTGTTCTGGTCATGAACTACGCCGAAAAACGAAAGTCCAAACCCGGACTCCTGTTCCTGCTGAAGGCAACCGTTTACCGGTACGTTCGCCTAACTCCGGTCTACGCTTTCGTGATATTTCTGCATGCTACGTGGCTATCGAAGATGCAGGATGGACCACGCTGGAAGGTGGGATCCGAAACCGAACGTGTTTTTTGCAGACGGAATTGGTGGAGTAATTTGCTGTACATCAATAACTACGTGAATGCTGATCAACCT TGCGTTCAGCAAGGATGGTATCTCGGATGTGATTATCAGCTGTTCGTGTTAGGGACTTTGTTATTGATCATGATACTAAAGTTCCGCAAATTAACCAAATTTATAATAGCGGTGGCAGTTGTTCTGGTTTATTTGATTCCTGCCGTATTTATCTACAACCAGAAACTGGATGCCGTCTTTCTCGTGACACCTCA AGCTCAACGGTTCGTTTTGTGGTTTGATCAATACTATCAGAAAGCGTACATCCCACTGCACATGAATTTGGGTAACTACCTTGCCGGCATGATAACCGGACTTATCTATCTCCACCTTCGGAAGAACAACATCGATCCTGTTCAGAAAAGG TGGTTCCGCATCCTTTGGTTCTCGATCGTACCTTTGgcgatcggaagcctcctggtgCACTACATCTTCTATGTGAACGACTTCGAGAAACCTTCACTATGGATGGCAATAATTTTTCCTATGATGAAGTACACATGGGGCATTTTTAGCGGACTGTTCCTCATCGGATTCGTTAACGGCGTGGCACCGACTATGAGGCGTATTTTCCATCACCGAGTGTTCGAAACGTTGGGTAGGTTAACGTACAGTGCCTATCTGATACACGTGTTCGTCATGCGATTATTCGTGCTCAGTAATCGATCGGCTATTCATTTCAATCACATAGGCTCG AATGTCGTGACACTTGCTTCGTTGATATTCTCCTACATGCTTGCTCTGATGTTATGCTTAGCGTTGGAACTGCCCGTTTCAGCGTTACAAAAACTGATGTTTGGTGATATGAAAG GTGGCACAAACAGCGATGTGGAAACCGAACCGGCTAGTAATGGAAATATAAAAGTAGAGAATTGTTCCACCAACCAATCCCGGACTTCAAATATAAATATTAGTGAATAA